One Candidatus Poseidoniia archaeon genomic region harbors:
- the fahA gene encoding fumarylacetoacetase, whose amino-acid sequence MALMAGDANDPKLRSWVAVAADSHFPIQNLPFGVCRPKAGGELRVCSAIGDSVVDLAVLDETGAFDGTPVAGTEAFHEPTLNAFMALGREAWSATRQALSRLLRDNCGELRDDAELRAAALLLADAVEMELPVDVGDYTDFYSSREHATNVGTMFRGAENALMPNWLHLPVGYHGRSSSIIVSGAPVRRPQGQTRPDDAQPPVFGASRMVDFELEMGFFIGPGNAPGDPVPVAEAESHIFGMVLVNDWSARDIQKWEYQPLGPFLAKNFATTISPWVVTLDALEPFRCAGPEQEPPPLENLRGGGDGAFDIALEVWLAPDGGGATRLCQSNCRYLYWSMAQQLAHHASGGCNLRTGDLLASGTISGPTDDSRGSMLELAWRGEQPLTLDSGEQRGSIQDGDTVTLTGWCQGDGFRVGFGECSGKLLPAH is encoded by the coding sequence ATGGCTCTGATGGCTGGCGACGCGAATGACCCGAAGCTGCGGTCGTGGGTCGCGGTCGCCGCCGACTCGCATTTTCCAATCCAGAACCTGCCGTTCGGCGTCTGCCGCCCAAAGGCGGGCGGCGAGCTGCGCGTCTGCTCCGCCATCGGCGACTCCGTCGTGGACCTGGCGGTGCTCGACGAGACTGGCGCGTTCGACGGTACGCCGGTCGCCGGCACCGAAGCGTTCCACGAGCCGACGCTCAACGCCTTCATGGCGCTCGGCCGCGAAGCGTGGTCGGCCACCCGCCAGGCGCTCAGCCGGCTGCTGCGCGACAACTGTGGCGAGCTGCGCGACGACGCGGAACTACGCGCAGCGGCGCTGCTGCTGGCCGACGCGGTCGAGATGGAACTGCCGGTCGATGTTGGTGACTACACCGATTTCTATTCGTCGCGCGAGCACGCGACCAACGTCGGGACCATGTTCCGCGGCGCCGAGAATGCGCTAATGCCGAACTGGCTGCACCTGCCCGTGGGTTACCACGGCCGCTCGTCGTCGATTATCGTCAGCGGCGCACCCGTAAGGCGACCGCAAGGGCAGACGCGCCCCGACGACGCGCAGCCGCCGGTTTTCGGCGCCAGCCGCATGGTCGACTTCGAGCTCGAAATGGGCTTCTTCATCGGCCCCGGCAACGCCCCGGGCGACCCGGTCCCCGTCGCGGAGGCCGAGTCACACATCTTCGGGATGGTGCTGGTCAACGACTGGTCGGCGCGCGACATCCAGAAGTGGGAATACCAGCCGCTCGGGCCGTTCCTCGCGAAGAATTTCGCCACCACAATCTCGCCCTGGGTCGTGACGCTCGACGCGCTCGAGCCGTTCCGCTGCGCCGGCCCGGAGCAGGAGCCGCCGCCGCTCGAGAACCTGCGCGGCGGCGGTGACGGCGCGTTCGACATCGCGCTCGAAGTCTGGCTGGCGCCTGACGGTGGCGGCGCGACACGGCTCTGCCAGAGCAATTGCCGCTACCTCTACTGGTCGATGGCACAGCAGCTGGCGCACCACGCCTCGGGCGGCTGCAACCTGCGCACCGGCGACCTGCTCGCCTCCGGCACCATTTCGGGGCCGACCGACGACAGCCGCGGCTCGATGCTCGAGCTGGCGTGGCGCGGCGAGCAGCCGCTGACCCTAGACTCGGGCGAACAGCGCGGCTCGATTCAGGACGGCGACACCGTCACGCTGACTGGCTGGTGCCAGGGCGACGGATTCCGCGTCGGCTTCGGCGAATGCAGCGGAAAGCTGCTGCCGGCGCACTGA